The following is a genomic window from Doryrhamphus excisus isolate RoL2022-K1 chromosome 3, RoL_Dexc_1.0, whole genome shotgun sequence.
CGTgaactataaataaatataaaagattATATAGCGCCTGCAGCAGCTGAAAgctgtgtaaatgtgtgtgtctcTGGAGAAAAATTGGACACCCTCGATTCTGCGAGTGTGCCATGCCAAAAAAACTCTAAACTAAAGAGTggccagctgtcttctggcctGCTATTAAATTGCTCCTTGGATGGTGGCGATATCATTTTTTCTTCCTCCAAAGGAGTATCCCACCAGGTCCCCAAGCAGAGCGGCCAGCTGTACGGGAAATGTGCGCTGATCCATCTGGGCCCAGGCGGGCTGCGACCTCCATCTTAAGATGCCGCCGTGCACCGCCAATTCTTTgccctttttgctgtttttataccgcttttgtCAAGTAGCTGGTCACTTCATAAGTCAGTCAACATCCGAGTGTAATATCAATGCATCAAAATGCGATGTCAGGGTTTAAGGAGATGATTGTATTACCGAGACAGCTCATATGCACAAGCTCGGGTTCTGTTGTTCCATACACTTGGCGCTATGGTTATGTGAGGGTCACATGACTATATATAGAGTTATCAGTGtgaagtgacaccacagaggaGCGGGCCACGGAtgaaaacaacacccctatgaATCCAGCGTCTGCTCCATTACCTACGCTAATAACGCTGACAGCTGAGCGGAGATGACCCCAGCCCCCCATTTTCCCCTCTCCCGTGCAGATGGCCATTAAAGAGAGAAAGTGtcctttttttccaccagaGAAGGTATTTAGAGCTTTTccaaattagtttttttaaattattttttcccccGCGTTTTTGGCCCAGATTGCTTTTGCAGTGATTACAGACTGGATTGGATTCAACACAAGTCTACGTTTTAAGCGATGGAGTCAGTTACATTTGTGCTGCACCGATGCAGCAATGCTTTTGTTGACTATTAGGTTCACCCGCACAATCAAATGAGACCCAATGAAAAAGTTGCATGGTTGCATACAACCATAACATGTCTCCAACTGTTTAATGCTACCATATGCAGTATGGATGACACGGTTAGACAAGTATTCATTGAACATTAGATTTACTATGGTGGTTGGAGTTTGCAGTAGTTTTTCACTGCACAGAAGCAAATACAGAAAATGCAGTATTACTTTTTATGCAGTATATACTCCACATTCTCCACTTTACAGTGGCTGCCCTCATTCTCCTGTTGACTAAAACTTGCTTCTTGCCCTGACAGCCTTATGCCAACAATTACACACGGGTCCTTGGTCTGTTCCCAGACTGTGATTTAAGTCAAGTAACAGCACATGGAATCCATGACATCTCTAGCATTCATTAGCACTCAATGATTTTTATACCTCATGATGGCCGCGATAGTCAATCAGTTGGGACCAAATGAGTAGCCAAATCGGTGGGCGTGTCTGCTCTCGCTGAGCTTTTTATCATGTTTTCAGTTCCATAGTGATGGCTGTACCTTGCCTCAGaactgaagtcagctgggataggctccagcataaccccacCACCCTACTGAGgaaaagtggcatagaaaatggatggatgcattgtaatggcttttcttttctttggcgcaccaCTGATTTGGAGACATAATGAAGTCCAAAAAATTGTCACAAGACCTGGTGTCAACGTGACGTGATTTCCCATTTGGAAAATGAGTCTTGTGAGAACAAGGCAGCACaaagccaatcagactgtgaaCTATGGCATCCCGACTATGTATAATAATAccgtaatatggaagtggcataTTACGTGCTTTAGGCACACCTTGAAATCCAATGTACGtcggtgttcccagcatcagCAAAAGACATATGGCTGTTTTGTTCCATCCGAGTTGAACAGCTGCCGCCATGTTTATGGTCAAGCAGAAggtgtagtaattctacatttcatCAAAGTTACTTACTTTGTCAGATCAAATCACATAGACGTTCGGAGTTGTCTGGATCTTTAATCACTGAACCGTTCTATTTACGCTTTTTACATTTGGCTGAGCACCAACCTCACAACCACCAAAGTTAGGTACTAATGCTCTAAGTTAGTAGCAAAAATTAAAGCATCGGTGACAAAGAATTAGAAGATAAAGCGTTAAATGGGTGTTAACAATGATGACAATGATCATTAACAATGATACAGTAGTGACCCATTCTGTTTCATAACACCTTATACATAGATGAGATCTGTGTTAATTATTTAGGGCCATGGTCACTACATTTAGCGAGTAGGGGTACGCATTAACAGTGAAAGACAGGACGTGTTGCTTACGTCATGCATTTATTCTGCAATTAAGCACAAGCCGTCAACAAAGGTGAAGTACCGGCCGCGCAGGTGAGAAGGATACCATGCAGTGCAGGTCTGAAAGCTGTAAAAAACATTGACAATGCAATCTAACCCTTGACCGGCAAGAAAGCCAAGATGTTAAGACAAAAACAGTGAACTGGAATTGTTCAACTACAAGCTGACACTCCTATTGAAAAGggagcatttcaagaaatgctgaaAATGTTTCACAGAAAGTACAAATTGCTTGCGAGAAAATAGTCTGCAAGATTACAAAGTGAAAGATTAcatattaaaagaaatattgCACTATTAAGATATactctattatttattattataatgactccggtttcctcccacattccaaaaacatgctaggttaattggcgactccaaattgtccataggtatgaatgtgagtgtgaatggttgtttgtctatttgtgccctgtgattggctggcgaccagtccagggtgtaccccgtctctcgcccaaagacaactgggataggctccagcaccccacgcaaccctcgtgaggaaaagcggtagaaaatgaatgaatgaatgaattattataattatcaagTGTGTTTTGGTCTCAAAACATGTTCACAATAATATAATTGAATGtgaatttgtgggacaataaacatttaaaaacacacctgTATTGTTTGTGACTTGGTTAAATATAAAGTTTGTTCATCCAGTCATATTTTCTCATTGGACTTcaaaataatgttaatgttgTCTCCTTCTTGTGGACCCAATCTTGTGCATTGTCTTGTCTCATGAGTTGGATGTCTCATGCCACCCCCACTCATAAGTTAAGTTAATATGTTAAGTTATTGTTACTGTATTCTTCCACCAGGGCATGAGGCACACACTGCATTGTTGTGCTGCATATGGTACGTACGCCAGGGCATGTTGTAACTGGTACTCGAGTGAGTCTCGTGTTTACCATtcaaaattaagtttttaattaGAGTATAAAAGCGCATTTGTAACCATGAAACACTGTAAGACAGAATGTTGTAAACAGAGCCTGTATGTATTATGTACAGAATATCAAACACAAATTGTTGATTCCTGAATATGTCTCATTCTGACTGATGCATTCAACGTGGCTTGGTTTTcgcattattatttgtttttaatgaattagtgtaattgtacaacacagcacaatataacaacaataataaaagaaattcATAACTATATTGTAATaactatattaaattaatatcaaAAGTGAGTATTTTTTCCTATCATGCTTAAATTGGATCTCTTAATTGGAGTGCTGTctttattattagatttttctGTCCGTCACTTCAGGACAAAGTGTCATCACATGCAAAGTTTTCTCCACATTTGACGAATCGCCAAGTTAACACATCCAGCAGACACACTTGTGAGGCGTCTGATAGGACGCACGATGATGCCGAATACAAAGTGATGGCATATCAGAGGAGTACGACATCAGACAATAACCCAATCACCTATCCTCCTGTTATCTTAAGCTGCTCGAATTCCACTATTATCGGAGAGCTGTGTGCTTGTGCGACTGAAAGACATAAAGTAACCAGTAGGGGGGTTTGTTTTCTACCCTCCCAGTGTGCTCCTTGCCTGCTTTTGCAAAAGAAAGGACTAATGCTGGCATGGTACTGTATTAGGCACCCCCAGTAGAATAGTGGGTGAGCAGATTGCAAAGATGAATACAAAACACACACCTACACCCTGGGCTCGTCTCTCCTCTTTTGCAAATACACTGCAGCATCAAAATCACAAATCACATGCTTCTGATTGTTTATGCACAAACAGTGGGACCCTGATAGAATTGCCTAGCGGTCCTGATAGAATTGCCCACCGTGTTTAAATTCACCTGCGCCTAGAAGCGTGTCCCAAACAGAGAGGCGGTTTGGTTCCAGATCAATGAGTCTCTCTCCCACTGAAGACAACAGATAATGCAGTGTAATGAAAGAGCCGCCAAACGagctgaataaatgaatgaataaaggaaCGTGAGACCGGAATTCTGATGCCTACTTACTGCAGGccaggggggaaaaaatgttttccaatTGTGTCTCTTCTTTACAAATGATTCTGCCCGCATACAGATGACGAACAAAGGCAGCCAAATTATTTTTGTGGGGAAAATGTGGATGTTACACTGACAGAGAATCTGCAGTTTTGTATTTTGCAGCTGCATTATGTGACAACACCTTAAAATCATTAGTGATGTGATCATATGACGTGAGGATGcaccataaacaaacaaaaaaatgtggagattCAGATTTTATCCCACTTAAGAATAAATGCCagtgaaatatttcagtaatCTCCACAAACGTGCAGCACAACATATGCCATCAATCACATGCATTGGGAAATTAAGATGATGCTAATGGATGCACAACAACACTGTGGGGATgcagttaaaatattaaagtaatTCCACCTAGTTGGTGATGTGATCCAGATACTTGTGAGCCTAAATGAGACAGGGTCAACAAATCTCCATTACCATGTgatccatcttttttttcactcatttGAGCTTTTTAAAATTGATGGTATTAATCATCAAACTTGTTCCcgattgtgttaaaaaaaaaactcccattaaatgttttatatcaAAGTACCTTTGAATGTTACCCAATGAaggtatttcatttttatacaaGCACACATATAAATAGGAGTTATGTCCTACCCAGCATATGGTTGGCCACATGAACTTGGATGTCCCATTCACTGTAGAAGACCATTTGACATTTGATACACTGGTAGGTCTTCTTCTGtttcaaaaaaaagaaagaaaactaaATTACTCAACTGAGAAGAACAGAAATCACAGGTCTATGCATATTTTACCTCTTCAGTTTGGGATGGACTTGATCTAGGCATGGGGGACATCTGTGGGGTCTTGATCTGTCCGCTGTTACTGTCCCCTCCTTGGTCGCGGTGCACTGTCTGGACGTGGTTGTGCAACTCCGCCTCGGACTCGAATTTCACATTGCAACTCGAACATCGTGTCTTTGCGGCTGATGTTGAGGATGTCGAGGAGGACGATGACGAAGAGGAGACCACTTTGCCTTTCCCCTCCCCAGGGCTAATGCATTCTCCTTGGATCCATTGAGCAGTGTTGGGCGCTGGAGTGGTGGCACcgccctgctgctgctgtcttcCTCCGTTCATTGTTGGGCTGGAGCTCTTGGAACTAGCGTTAGCTACACAAGATGCACAAAGTCCATATGGCAGGCCGTTGATATCTAGTTTCACCAGGTCCTGCTTGGAGCGGAAATCTTTCAAGCAAGAGGCACACTTGAAAGGTTTTTGGAGATGGTGTTGTTGCTGGTTCTGACAGATGGTGTTGGTGCGGCCCACAGGTTGGTTGGAGGTCATGGTTCCCGTTTTTTGCATGTGAAAGGTACCGTGGATCTTGAGCTCCAACGTGGAGGTCACTGTCTGCATGCACACCACGCACCGGAAGCCTGTCAGGGAGTTTCTCAGGTCAGGGTGCATCTGACAGTGCTCCAGGAAGTCCTCCTCACTCTGTAGCGGCATCTTGCAAATGCGGCAGCTGCCGGTATCGAGACTTTTGCTATGAGTGACCTTGTGTTCGGTCAGTGTGAGCAAAGACGGGAAACGTTCCCCACAGATGGGGCACATGTAATGCTTGACCGGCCCAAGGTGGGTCTGCATATGCTCCCTTAGACCGGCCTCAGAGAAGAAGGTGCGAGAACATACATTGCACTTGTGGTTTCCTTTGATCATTTCGGCTTTCCTTTTCATCATGGCACTCTCACCAGGGCGGATGTTGTGGTCCCTCAGCTGGTGGTTTGTGAGGAGAGACTCCATCGTGTAAGAGGCTCCACAAATGTCACATCCATACATGGGCTCTGCAGTGTCCACCTCCTCCTCACTTCCGTCATGGCTATTCTGAGACTCCACGACAGATCCAACTGTGGTCCCTGTGCCATGGCTGTTGGTAAGGAGACCGTGCAACTCCGCCTCATCTTTCGGCTGGCCGTCTGCACTGCTCACGGTGGATCCGTTAGCACCGCAGTTCTGTGCCTTTCCCTCAAACACGCAGTGTTTCTCCCTCAGATGTTTCTCCAAAAGCACAATAGCGTGGAAGGCCTTGCTGCAGAAGCGACAGTTGTACTTCTTGCTATGGGTGGTGATGTGACACTGCAGCTCCACCTCCGTCCCAAAGGACTCCCCGCAAAAGATGCAACGATGGGCCCGACCTTGGTTCTCCAGGTGGCTGTGTTTGACATGTAATTGCAGATCCGTCTCATGCCTGAAGTCCCAATTGCAGGAGGTGCAGCGGTACACTTTCTTCTCGTTGCTGTGCTTCACAGCCAAGTGGAGCTGGGTGGACACCTTTGAGTCAAACACCTCCTGACAGAGAGTGCAGCGAAAGAACACAAAGGTGTGCATGTCCAGCAAGTGCTTCTGCAGGTCATCCACAGACGTGAACTGCTTGTCACAGCTCTCACAGATGTAATACGTAGAGGTGATGGTGAAGTGAATGGTGACATGCTTCAGCAGGGACTCCTGGTTTGGGAACTCTTTGTTGCACTGCGGGCAGGTGAGTTGTGGCTGCAGTCCATCCAGGTGAGTCTTCAGGTGAGTCTGGAAAAGATCTAAGCTGGTGTACTTGGCCCCGCACTGATTACATATGAACTCACTGGAGGAGCGTGTGGCCGAGTTGCCT
Proteins encoded in this region:
- the LOC131126386 gene encoding zinc finger protein 521 isoform X6, which produces MKTHASNKPHKCPVCRRGFLSSSSLHGHMQVHERGKEGGSSGLCRVDEWKLKETRKCSRCEEGFDVPEDLQRHIAECHPECSPSEDGGLGATLQCIYCHEPFSDDGALLTHIDQAHSRDRKSHSCAICSEHFLSVEDLYAHMDIHQLPESSNHSNSPSLLTVGYTSVSSTTPDSNLSVDSSTMVETAPPVPKTRGRRKRAAQNVSDIGGRAAKQPKVSYSCIYCNKQVFSSLAVLQIHLRTMHLDKPEQAHTCQFCLEVLPSLLNLNEHLKQVHNAEGHAALLASLPDALLQCNFCPEILSDLNALQEHIRCSHGFPSPVAKESNAFFCPQCFMGFLTEATLEEHVRQTHCDSGSLRFDSPLAVTPKEPIVEVYSCSYCTNSPIFNSVLKLNKHIKENHKNIPLALNYINNGKKTLHALSPSSPISVEQASMLKQGNSATRSSSEFICNQCGAKYTSLDLFQTHLKTHLDGLQPQLTCPQCNKEFPNQESLLKHVTIHFTITSTYYICESCDKQFTSVDDLQKHLLDMHTFVFFRCTLCQEVFDSKVSTQLHLAVKHSNEKKVYRCTSCNWDFRHETDLQLHVKHSHLENQGRAHRCIFCGESFGTEVELQCHITTHSKKYNCRFCSKAFHAIVLLEKHLREKHCVFEGKAQNCGANGSTVSSADGQPKDEAELHGLLTNSHGTGTTVGSVVESQNSHDGSEEEVDTAEPMYGCDICGASYTMESLLTNHQLRDHNIRPGESAMMKRKAEMIKGNHKCNVCSRTFFSEAGLREHMQTHLGPVKHYMCPICGERFPSLLTLTEHKVTHSKSLDTGSCRICKMPLQSEEDFLEHCQMHPDLRNSLTGFRCVVCMQTVTSTLELKIHGTFHMQKTGTMTSNQPVGRTNTICQNQQQHHLQKPFKCASCLKDFRSKQDLVKLDINGLPYGLCASCVANASSKSSSPTMNGGRQQQQGGATTPAPNTAQWIQGECISPGEGKGKVVSSSSSSSSTSSTSAAKTRCSSCNVKFESEAELHNHVQTVHRDQGGDSNSGQIKTPQMSPMPRSSPSQTEEKKTYQCIKCQMVFYSEWDIQVHVANHMLGSQVSGSHHQLEEGLNHECKLCSQSFDSPAKLQCHLIEHSFEGMGGTFKCPVCFTVFVQANKLQQHIFSAHGQEDKIYDCSQCPQKFFFQTELQNHTLTQHSS